TTTCTGTTTTACCTGATCCTGTTTTTCCGGAAAGAATGATCATTTTACTGGCTTTTTCCCAAAAACGGCTGTTGAAACGCCGGTATGCCTTGTATCCGCCCTTAAGCACATTAACCTCAAATCCGGCTGTAGATAAAAGCCACGCCATCCCTTCGGAACGCATTCCACCCCGCCAGCAGTGCAAGAGTAACTTTCGTCCCGGTGCAATCTTTCGCGCCTGTTTCACAAAACCGGACAATTTACATCCAACCAGGTCGAGTCCTTTCAGAATGGCAGGTTCACGGCCTTGCTGCTTGTAAGTAATTCCCACTGCTTTTCTCTCTTCATCATCGAAAAGCGGAAGATTGAAAGCATCGGGGATATGCCCGACCGTAAACTCGCCCGGCGACCGGACATCAACTGCGGGAAGTGATTTCCGTAACCGCTTGAACTCTGCTATATCTACTGGATGTATCATTTGATCGTCGGTTCGCTATTTTCTGCCAAAATCAGCCGGAATTTCTCCCCACTTTTCAGTGTTCCATTTGAGAACGGGTGTTTCCCAAAGGTTGGTTTTAAGCCATTTCTCGGCGCGTTGAATCAGCTCAAAAAGTTTTGCGTTACCCGAAGTTTGTTCGAGTTTAGTTTTGGCATGTTTGTTTTTAACCCATGCCCTTGCAGTTTCCGAATCAGTGTAAACAGGTATCACTTTTCCTTTCTCTTTGAGTAATGCCAAAGCATGCACAAGTGCCAGAAACTCGCCGATGTTGTTGGTTCCCTCCTCAAAAGGACCACCATGAAAGATTCGTTTTCCGTTTTTTGTGTAAACACCCTGGTACTCCATCACACCGGGGTTTCCGCTGCAGGCTGCATCCACAGAGATGCTTTCCCAGATAATTCCTTCGCGGCTTTTTTCTATTTCATCAAAACTCATCGTGGGACCTCCCAAATTCTTCCCAAGATAGCTCCACATATTCCCCCTGAAAGCCTCAACAGCTTCAATTTCAGTTGCAAATGACTTGAATCTTGCACCCTCAAATCCGCTGATCTGTGCCTGACATTCGTCCCAACTCCGGTAAATACCAGGATTAAGACCAATCCAAACAACATAAAACTTGCTTCCTTTTTTAGCCATTACCGATTTCAGTTAATTTTGCAAAAATCAGAATTCTGCAAAAATGAAGAAATTAATCTACCTGGCGGCTATAATAGCAGCATTGGTTTTAATAGTTTTTACTTTCTACCTGCAATATCGAACGATCACTGATTTTCAATTGGGAATCAATGTTTTGATCGTCTTATTTCTGACAGTTTTCGGTGCTTACGGGCTCTATGCCGAAAATCTTTTCAAGCTTCTCAGGGCATCGGGGAAAAATGAAAACCTATGTGTTGAAGCCAGTTACTTCATTCAAAAAAAGGGATGGTTAGGTAAAATTCTGCTTTTCCCATTCATTAAAATAAAATCCAGCAACTCTGTCGTTATATCCTTCTTTGGCGCTTTTACCTGGGTAGTTATTTTATTGATCATTTTTCAGGCGATTAAAAAGGGTTAAAAATGAGAAAAATCATATTGATCATTCTTTGGGGCGCATTATGGCTTGGCGGATGCAAAAAACAGGACGAACATTCTCAATTCCACCAGTTTAAGAATGGCGTCTGGGAACGCTTTGAGTTTGTTAATTTTGAATTTCCTGTTCACGATGCCCGACAGCGTTGGGATATCTATCTTGTGCTCAGGTATAATGAAAGTTTCCAGGGGAGGCTTTTACCGTTGAATATTGAGATGGTGACTCCTTCAGGTGACTCGCGGGTAAAGGATTACAATCTTTTTCTACGAAGTGTCAACAACGATGAAATAACCGGGGAGAGAAGTGATGGTTTTTATGAGCAGAAAGTGTTGACGCACCCCCAATTCTCCTTTAGTGAGAAGGGAATCTGCAAGTTCGAAATCGAAAATCTGAATTCGAACTACTTCACACAGGGCATCCTCGAAATTGGTTTTATCCTTGAACCATCTTCGAATTAAAAAAACATTAAAAGTCTTTATTTACCATGGAATGCTGATCATCTCTACAGACAACCATGAAACAACCTTTTCCTCTAAATGATTTCATCCTGAGAAATCAGAACAATCGCTCGATTTCTTCAAGATACTTACCACGAAGATAAATGATGTTGGCCATATCAATTTCTTCGTGATAAATGCGGATGGTATCAATAACACCTTTTGGAGTAAAAAATACCCCAAGCGCAGCATCGAAGTTGTTGTATTCCGAATTGGGTTTCAGCCTTAGGGTAATGTCTTCAAACAGCTCCCAACTGATCAGTCCGGGTATTTTAAAATAAGCCATGGAGGGAACATCGATATCGATATAAAAATCATTACCAACTTCCTTCAGGTTGAAATACTTCCTGATTTTGATCAACCCTTCAAAAGGTTCAATGACTTTGTCCTTCATAAACTCCACACCGGCTTTACGGTAGGCTTCAATCAACTCATGAATATTTTTGTAGGAGGCCATGTCCTTAATCCTGATGCACGGATGCATCACATTAAAAACCGTTACCAGGCCAGGCGTAGCATCAAAATGATCTGGATAGTGCTTTTTCACTGCCATTGTCGCTCTGATAATGTGTTCACCCGAGTACTTTTTATCCGTAACCAGGAAAAGGCTCATCGGTTTAAGATGATCAGGTATAGTGGTTCCATGATATCCGGGATAGGGTTCCCGGGTTTCAAGAACAAGGGCATTGGCAGTATCGTGCTCAATAGAGGCCAGGGTTTCTTTCTTGGTAATATAACCCAGGGTTTCAAGTATTTTTTCTGTGCTCATCTTAGTATTGTTAATCTTTACTTAAACATTGTCTCCGGCAAAATTGTTTAAAATTTAAACCGGCGAAATAATTTTTTGATCATTTTTCAGCATTCTCATGAAAATGTCGTCAGGTAAAACCATATTTTCAATGTTTTCTCACTTAATAAATTATTCATTGTATGCCGGTAAACAACTTTCCTCTTCCATGCATGTCCATTGAATTAACACCAAAATTTCCCTCAAAAGGTAAAGTTCGTGTTTTGAAAGTGATCAATATCCAAACCGGATGGCTTCAACAGGATCGAGGCGGGCGGCAACCCAGGCTGGAACAAATCCGGAAATCAATCCAATAAAAGTGGAGATTACAAGCCCCAACAAAATGTTTTTTTGTGAAAGAATTAGCGGAAACGACATAGCATCCTGAAATAACAACATTCCGATAAAAATAAGGATTAACCCAATGATCCCGCCAAGAAGTGAAAGGAACACTGCTTCGAACAGGAACTGTAGCAGGATGAAATAATTTTTGGCGCCGATGGCTTTTTGTATCCCAATGATATTCGTCCTTTCACGAACCGAAACAAACATGATATTGGCAATTCCAAACCCCCCGACTAAAAGGGAGAATCCCCCGATGATCCAGCCAATAACAGCCAGCCCACTGAAGAATGCCTGCAGTCCCTGATTGATTACGCTCACTTCATTTAGTGCAAAATTACTTTCTTCTCCGGGTTTTAGCTTGCGCAACGAACGCATAATCCCTGTCATTTCATCCATCAGTTGCGTGTTGGACACACCTGATTTGGCTTTGACGACGATGGTTGTTCCAATATTGCGGGTGTTCACAAAATTCCTCGCAAAATTTACAGGTATCATAACCTGCTCATCGTTTGAATTACCAAAAGCGCCTTCGCCCTGCAACTTTAAAATTCCAATGACATTAGCTCTGTTGCCACCTATTTTGATGGTCTGACCAAGCGGATCAACACCTGGAAAAAGTTCTTCTGCTATTTTAGCGCCAATAATAGCCACATTGCGCCCACCTTGTGACTCCAGCCTCGTAAAATAACGCCCCTCCTGAATATCAACCGGCATCACTTTATCGTGGTCATGCGATATGGCAATGATGTTAACATCCTCATAAGTATTACTGCGAAAACTCACTGACCGCTGAATATCGAACATAAAAGCAGCTGCATCAGTAGCATTACTGCGATGCTGGATTTCTTCCATTTCAGCAACGGTAGCCTCAGGGCGGTTCATGTACTTCCACCAGGGATAATCCCCTCCTCCCATCATCCAGGGCCATTTCTGAATAAATAATACATTGGACCCCAAATCGTCAAGACTGCTGCGAATGCTTCGCTCGAGAGAATCGAAAACAGAAAGTACCGAGATTACTGAAAAAATACCAATAGTAATCCCTAATAATGATAGAAGCGTCCGCACCTTGTTGACCACAATGGCGTTGAAGGCAAAAAGATAACTCTCTCTGATAAGTTTTAAAAGTAAAAACATAGGAAGGAACGGGTAATTTTTTAAGAAATTAAGGCGAATCAGGAACTATTTTAACCAAACGCACTAAGTTTTATTGAATTGTTATTCACAGGATTATTTTTGGACAAAGAAAAGGAAAAATTAACCCTCAAAACTTTTTTCTATATTTTTGCAACCTCCTTTTTTTAAGGATGATGGAGCAAAAAGCACATCTACCAAATTAAGCATCACAACATTGAAAAAAATCACCTCAGCACTGATCTCGGTTTACGACAAAACAGGTCTTGACGTTCTGGTAAAGACGTTAAGCCGACATGGTGTTCAAATACTTTCTACAGGCGGTACTCACGGTTATATCAGTGAGTTGGGCTACAATGCCCTGCTTGTTGAAGATATTACTTCTTACCCTTCAATTCTTGGAGGGAGGGTAAAAACACTGCATCCACTCATTTTCGGTGGTATTCTTGGCCGACGCGACCATGAAGCGGATAAAGCTGAATTTAAACAGTATGCCATTCCTGCAATTGACCTGGTGATTGTGGATTTGTATCCTTTTGAGCAGACCTTAAAAAGCTCTTCGGACGAAAAAGAAATCATCGAAAAAATTGATATTGGGGGCATTAGTCTGATCAGGGCTGCAGCAAAAAATTTCAAAGATGTGGTTGTAATTCCTTCTATTAAACTTTATGCTGATTTTATTGAGGTTTACAACAAGAATGACGGATACACCACAATCGAAGACAGGAAACGCTTTGCTGCTCATGCATTCAATATTTCTTCGCATTACGACACTGCTATTTTTAATTATTTTAATATCGAAGCTGGACTACCAGTTTTTAAACAGAGTATACTGGATGCAACCCCGATGCGCTACGGCGAAAACCCGCATCAGCAAGGAAATTTCT
This is a stretch of genomic DNA from Bacteroidales bacterium. It encodes these proteins:
- a CDS encoding ribonuclease H family protein gives rise to the protein MAKKGSKFYVVWIGLNPGIYRSWDECQAQISGFEGARFKSFATEIEAVEAFRGNMWSYLGKNLGGPTMSFDEIEKSREGIIWESISVDAACSGNPGVMEYQGVYTKNGKRIFHGGPFEEGTNNIGEFLALVHALALLKEKGKVIPVYTDSETARAWVKNKHAKTKLEQTSGNAKLFELIQRAEKWLKTNLWETPVLKWNTEKWGEIPADFGRK
- a CDS encoding ABC transporter permease, which translates into the protein MFLLLKLIRESYLFAFNAIVVNKVRTLLSLLGITIGIFSVISVLSVFDSLERSIRSSLDDLGSNVLFIQKWPWMMGGGDYPWWKYMNRPEATVAEMEEIQHRSNATDAAAFMFDIQRSVSFRSNTYEDVNIIAISHDHDKVMPVDIQEGRYFTRLESQGGRNVAIIGAKIAEELFPGVDPLGQTIKIGGNRANVIGILKLQGEGAFGNSNDEQVMIPVNFARNFVNTRNIGTTIVVKAKSGVSNTQLMDEMTGIMRSLRKLKPGEESNFALNEVSVINQGLQAFFSGLAVIGWIIGGFSLLVGGFGIANIMFVSVRERTNIIGIQKAIGAKNYFILLQFLFEAVFLSLLGGIIGLILIFIGMLLFQDAMSFPLILSQKNILLGLVISTFIGLISGFVPAWVAARLDPVEAIRFGY